CCGATCAATCGCATTCTGGTTCCCGTCGATTTCTCCCCCGATTCCCAGAATGCCCTGCGATACGCCGCTGACCTTGCCGCCGTGTTTGGCGCAGAGATCATGATGTTGCATGTGGTTGAACCCGTCTACGTCGCGGAGCCGTACCTGGGAGTCGCACCCGAATTCGGGATGTTCCTGGACGAACAAATGCGCAATGCAAAGGCGGTATTGGCAGGGCTCGGTACCGACCTGAAAAAGAAGGGGCAGCGGGTCCGCACGATGGTCACAGCAGGTCCGCCCGCCCTGCTGATCGTGGACACCGCCAAAGACATTGGGACCGATCTGATTGTGATGGGCACGCACGGGCGCACCGGACTCGCGCACATGTTCATCGGCAGCGTGGCGGAGAAAGTGGTGCGGACAGCGCAATGCCCGGTCCTAACGGTGCGGGGTGCTGCCAGCAAACGAACCGCCACGAAAAGAGTTCGCTGAGCCCTATCTGCTTTCAAGGATGGAGGCGGCGCGACCTTCGTCGAGGCGCGTGCCGATTTATTGATCACAACGGACGCAACACGCTCGCGAACGCATCAACGTTGCCTGGCACGTCGCTCACTTCGACGCTGCTGGCTTGCTTGTCATGATCTCGGCGCGCACCACGTCCATGATCGCAGTCACGACTCGCTGGATGTCGAGTCGGTTCTTGTGGGTTGCGCGGCTCCCGAAGATGAGTTCCTCGATGCTCTT
The Candidatus Binatia bacterium DNA segment above includes these coding regions:
- a CDS encoding universal stress protein; translated protein: MKVRKPINRILVPVDFSPDSQNALRYAADLAAVFGAEIMMLHVVEPVYVAEPYLGVAPEFGMFLDEQMRNAKAVLAGLGTDLKKKGQRVRTMVTAGPPALLIVDTAKDIGTDLIVMGTHGRTGLAHMFIGSVAEKVVRTAQCPVLTVRGAASKRTATKRVR